The following coding sequences lie in one Natrarchaeobius halalkaliphilus genomic window:
- a CDS encoding universal stress protein, translating into MFETILVPTDGSEYAESAAEMALELAKTHDAAVHVLSVADTGPLESIRLPGDAASPEGAFRARAERAVETIVSRGEETGLEMTGTVRTGPAESEILEYATEVDADLIVMGTRGRGGVTRAALGSVTDHVVRLGDVPVFIPE; encoded by the coding sequence ATGTTCGAGACGATTCTCGTCCCGACGGACGGCAGCGAGTACGCAGAGTCGGCCGCGGAGATGGCACTCGAACTCGCGAAGACACACGATGCGGCGGTCCACGTCCTCTCCGTCGCTGACACCGGCCCGCTCGAGAGCATCCGACTACCGGGAGATGCGGCGAGCCCGGAAGGAGCGTTTCGAGCGCGCGCAGAACGGGCCGTCGAAACGATCGTCTCCCGCGGCGAGGAGACCGGTCTCGAGATGACGGGGACCGTCAGAACGGGGCCGGCCGAAAGCGAGATTCTCGAGTACGCAACGGAGGTCGATGCCGATCTCATCGTGATGGGGACTCGAGGACGCGGTGGCGTGACGCGAGCGGCGCTGGGAAGCGTTACTGACCACGTCGTTCGCCTCGGTGACGTCCCGGTGTTCATTCCGGAGTGA
- a CDS encoding tyrosine-type recombinase/integrase, translating into MTGVAIADAVDAFLERKAVGDPDGPGAGSYASNAESILRRFVTWAEAEHGIVTLFSLEPEHMRAYAVELGDRTERGEYTASTAGTYFAVVRAFLSWCVRGGIIPENPAATETAESALPSGDDRSTDDGWTASQRRRLERHVRVRALDSSADSVGVDDRRSRLREYALVAVLTHSGARGSELFRVPEDDRRTGATWDDVDFYTGTIRVLGTGQRDEEVSLLAPARTPLRRYRIVLDPPTNDWPLFPTRHAPSIARHVRERLRGRGYGDDEIEAMLSDRTAIELARERAIAPPAITTEGARSVLERLCSEADLDVDGVYLTPRDGRTDEADHVRREATGSKPVLRSPGERSIAVPIDRTVRADTADSDEPDGDPERN; encoded by the coding sequence GTGACTGGTGTCGCGATCGCTGACGCGGTCGATGCCTTCCTCGAGCGAAAGGCCGTCGGAGATCCCGACGGGCCGGGTGCCGGAAGCTACGCGTCGAACGCCGAGTCGATCCTCCGTCGGTTCGTCACGTGGGCCGAAGCCGAACACGGTATCGTTACCCTGTTCTCGCTCGAGCCAGAGCACATGCGGGCGTACGCCGTCGAACTGGGCGACCGAACCGAACGCGGGGAGTACACCGCGTCGACGGCCGGAACCTACTTCGCGGTCGTCCGCGCGTTTCTCTCGTGGTGCGTTCGTGGGGGTATTATCCCGGAAAACCCGGCGGCGACCGAGACGGCCGAGTCCGCTCTACCCAGCGGTGACGACCGGTCGACCGACGACGGCTGGACGGCGAGCCAGCGGCGTCGACTCGAGCGCCACGTCAGAGTGCGAGCACTCGACTCGAGTGCCGACTCGGTCGGCGTCGACGACCGTCGATCCCGGCTGCGCGAGTACGCACTCGTCGCGGTACTCACACACTCGGGCGCTCGCGGCTCGGAACTGTTTCGCGTTCCCGAAGACGATCGACGGACCGGGGCGACCTGGGACGACGTCGACTTCTACACCGGCACGATTCGCGTCCTCGGAACGGGCCAGCGCGACGAAGAGGTCTCGTTACTCGCACCCGCGCGGACGCCGTTGCGTCGCTACCGTATCGTTCTCGATCCGCCGACGAACGACTGGCCGTTGTTTCCGACCCGACACGCACCTTCGATCGCCCGCCACGTCAGAGAGCGGCTTCGGGGACGTGGATACGGCGACGACGAGATCGAGGCGATGCTTTCGGACCGGACGGCGATCGAACTCGCCCGCGAGCGAGCGATCGCTCCACCGGCGATCACGACCGAAGGCGCCCGATCCGTTCTCGAGCGACTCTGTTCGGAGGCCGACCTCGACGTCGATGGCGTCTACCTGACGCCGCGTGACGGACGAACCGACGAGGCCGATCACGTTCGGCGTGAGGCAACCGGCTCGAAGCCGGTGCTTCGAAGCCCGGGCGAACGGTCGATCGCGGTTCCGATCGACCGAACGGTACGGGCTGACACCGCCGATTCCGACGAACCCGACGGAGATCCGGAGCGGAACTGA
- a CDS encoding sulfatase, whose amino-acid sequence MSNSPDVLFLVLDSLRMDRVSTYDHDRETTPALSTLSTYATTYENAFAPAPWTLPSHASMFTGTFPSEHGVTNGFSDDMCRLSPSRSTLADVLSEDGYRTAGFSNNPWVGQLSGLDRGFDEFVEWDLEISSEGDDSVHTSREELYSRCHSLLGKGARQPVFALKRRFFTDSLVDRTKRWIERGIDSAEPTFTFVNLMEAHSPYFPPKQAFEELGLEVPGPLEPRVLNTKLLAYVMGKTDLDPDTRRRIMEYYDASTRYQDRKVEEILSLLQREGVFDDTLVVVASDHGKTLGDYPRDEHPPHYLRDINLNVPLWIKRPGQREGETLEDMFELASLFDVVRDGNPPSGRYTRDVAIAEDFVPHAGRTTPDEVVRWRVAADEGNKYVRNDTGAEFLFDRSSDTLLRSPDPERCDVAAETLSERVRQFGRDDGAEHGGDDESNAPGREIDSGVEAQLKDLGYM is encoded by the coding sequence ATGTCGAACAGTCCGGACGTGCTGTTTCTGGTGCTCGATTCACTCCGCATGGACCGCGTCTCGACGTACGATCACGACCGAGAGACGACACCCGCGCTCTCGACGCTGTCGACGTACGCGACGACCTACGAGAACGCGTTCGCGCCGGCCCCGTGGACGCTCCCCTCACACGCCTCGATGTTTACGGGGACGTTTCCGTCCGAACACGGGGTGACTAACGGATTTTCGGACGATATGTGTCGACTCTCGCCCTCACGATCGACGCTCGCCGACGTCCTCTCCGAAGACGGGTATCGAACCGCCGGCTTCTCGAATAACCCGTGGGTCGGTCAACTCTCGGGTCTGGACCGCGGGTTCGACGAGTTCGTCGAGTGGGATCTCGAGATCTCGAGCGAGGGTGACGATAGCGTTCACACCTCTCGCGAGGAGCTGTACTCGCGGTGTCACTCGCTGCTTGGAAAGGGAGCTCGTCAGCCGGTGTTCGCGCTGAAACGACGGTTCTTCACCGACAGCCTCGTCGATCGGACGAAACGGTGGATCGAACGCGGGATCGACTCTGCGGAACCGACGTTTACGTTCGTCAATCTAATGGAGGCACACAGCCCCTACTTCCCGCCGAAGCAGGCCTTCGAAGAACTCGGACTCGAGGTCCCCGGGCCGCTCGAGCCGCGGGTTCTCAACACAAAGCTCCTCGCCTACGTGATGGGGAAAACCGATCTCGACCCGGACACGAGACGGCGAATCATGGAGTACTACGACGCGAGTACCCGATACCAGGATCGGAAAGTCGAGGAAATACTGAGCCTGTTACAACGCGAAGGCGTCTTCGACGACACGCTCGTCGTCGTCGCCAGCGATCACGGGAAGACACTCGGTGACTACCCGCGCGACGAGCATCCGCCCCATTACCTCCGGGACATCAACCTCAACGTTCCCCTCTGGATCAAGCGACCGGGACAGCGCGAGGGGGAAACGCTCGAGGACATGTTCGAACTCGCGTCGCTGTTCGACGTCGTCCGCGACGGCAACCCGCCCTCGGGACGCTACACACGAGACGTCGCCATCGCTGAGGATTTCGTTCCGCACGCGGGTCGGACGACGCCCGACGAAGTCGTCCGCTGGCGTGTCGCTGCTGATGAGGGGAACAAGTACGTCCGAAACGATACCGGCGCGGAGTTCCTCTTCGATCGCTCGAGCGACACGCTCCTTCGCTCACCCGATCCGGAGCGGTGTGACGTGGCCGCCGAGACGTTGTCCGAACGCGTTCGACAGTTCGGAAGGGACGACGGCGCCGAGCACGGAGGTGACGACGAATCGAACGCACCCGGCCGCGAGATCGATTCGGGTGTCGAGGCACAGCTCAAAGACCTCGGATACATGTGA
- a CDS encoding GMP synthase subunit A gives MTKIVVVDNHGQFTHLERRALRDLGVETELIENDTPPADVDADGVVLSGGPEMDRIGNSPAYLEEDVPVLGICLGMQLIAEELGGRVESGEYGGYADVTVDIVDGDDPLTGSLHPQTRVWASHADEVTAVPDGFELTARSDVCDVEAMSDTDRDIYGVQWHPEVAHTEEGDEIFENFIGICESR, from the coding sequence ATGACGAAGATCGTCGTGGTGGACAACCACGGACAGTTTACACACCTGGAGCGTCGGGCGCTTCGTGACCTCGGCGTCGAGACGGAGTTGATCGAAAACGACACGCCGCCTGCGGACGTCGACGCCGACGGAGTCGTTCTCTCTGGCGGTCCGGAGATGGACCGCATCGGCAACTCGCCCGCGTATCTCGAGGAAGACGTTCCCGTACTCGGGATCTGTCTGGGAATGCAACTGATCGCGGAGGAACTCGGCGGACGCGTCGAGAGCGGCGAGTACGGCGGGTACGCCGACGTTACGGTCGACATCGTCGACGGAGACGATCCGCTCACGGGATCGCTCCACCCGCAAACGCGTGTGTGGGCGAGTCACGCCGACGAGGTGACGGCGGTTCCCGACGGCTTCGAACTGACCGCGAGAAGCGACGTTTGCGACGTCGAGGCGATGAGCGACACCGACCGCGACATTTACGGCGTGCAGTGGCACCCCGAGGTGGCCCACACCGAGGAAGGCGACGAGATCTTCGAGAACTTCATCGGCATCTGCGAATCGCGCTAA
- a CDS encoding NmrA/HSCARG family protein, whose product MTTSVLVTGATGNQGGSVVDHLLEAETEFDVSGLTRDASSEAARELADRGVSMVEGDLNDPDSFSEHVSDVDAVFVVTNFWTEGYEQQVEQGTNVADVASEVGIDHFVLSGVGSHERDTGVPHFDSAWEIERYATDLDLPMTVLQPVFFFQNLEAFAEDIVEDGRLELPLEEDVSLQMIDTDDVGRVAATVFERRDAFVGERLELAGDERTLTETAEVLSTVTGVDVEPVHVPIEDAYDTFGEEFTEMCEWFNEVGYSADIDALEDRFGFEYTDLETYLREHGWEDKDGMASVPGWVKAM is encoded by the coding sequence GTGACGACGAGCGTTCTCGTCACCGGTGCGACCGGTAATCAGGGCGGAAGCGTCGTCGATCACCTGCTCGAGGCGGAGACCGAGTTCGACGTCTCCGGGTTGACGCGCGACGCATCGAGCGAGGCGGCACGCGAACTGGCCGACCGCGGCGTGTCGATGGTCGAGGGAGATCTGAACGATCCCGACTCGTTCTCGGAACACGTCTCGGACGTCGATGCCGTCTTCGTGGTGACGAACTTCTGGACGGAAGGATACGAACAGCAAGTCGAGCAGGGGACGAACGTTGCCGATGTCGCGAGTGAGGTAGGCATTGATCACTTCGTCCTCAGCGGCGTCGGTAGCCACGAGCGCGACACCGGGGTTCCGCACTTCGACTCCGCATGGGAGATCGAACGATACGCCACGGATCTCGACCTGCCGATGACCGTCCTCCAGCCCGTGTTCTTCTTCCAGAACCTCGAGGCGTTCGCGGAGGACATCGTCGAGGACGGCCGGCTCGAACTGCCCCTCGAGGAGGACGTCTCGCTGCAGATGATAGACACCGACGATGTGGGTCGCGTCGCAGCCACCGTCTTCGAACGACGGGATGCGTTCGTCGGGGAACGACTCGAACTCGCTGGGGACGAGCGAACGCTAACCGAAACCGCCGAGGTCCTCTCGACGGTGACCGGCGTCGACGTCGAACCCGTTCACGTTCCGATCGAAGACGCCTACGACACCTTCGGTGAGGAGTTTACCGAGATGTGCGAGTGGTTCAACGAAGTCGGTTACAGCGCCGACATCGACGCACTCGAGGACAGATTCGGATTCGAGTATACCGACCTCGAAACGTATCTCCGCGAGCACGGCTGGGAGGACAAAGACGGGATGGCGTCCGTTCCCGGCTGGGTCAAGGCGATGTGA
- a CDS encoding SprT family zinc-dependent metalloprotease, whose amino-acid sequence MTDGEQLTIDDEIVARARIHARTVLDEYDLSVDRDALEWETSLRARRRAGACRWDPNREIATIILARRAYERYDWPTFAGVVRHELVHAWEYQRFGESGHGARFRERAAALDAPRHCQSFSEPRYVLRCRETDCDWEATRHRASKPVKSPDRYRCGSCGGSYEVEHAESGRTWTTASGYGGSKAALGDDW is encoded by the coding sequence GTGACGGACGGCGAACAGCTGACGATCGACGACGAAATCGTCGCACGGGCGCGAATTCACGCTCGAACGGTTCTCGACGAGTACGATCTGTCGGTCGATAGAGACGCCCTCGAGTGGGAGACGTCACTGCGGGCTCGCCGTCGGGCGGGGGCGTGTCGGTGGGACCCGAACCGCGAAATAGCGACGATCATCCTCGCGCGCCGGGCTTACGAGCGCTACGACTGGCCGACGTTCGCGGGCGTCGTCAGACACGAACTCGTCCACGCCTGGGAGTACCAGCGCTTTGGCGAGTCCGGTCACGGGGCACGTTTTCGCGAACGCGCCGCGGCGCTCGATGCACCGCGTCACTGCCAGTCGTTCTCCGAGCCGCGGTACGTACTCCGGTGTCGCGAGACCGACTGCGACTGGGAGGCGACGCGCCACCGCGCTTCGAAGCCTGTCAAATCCCCGGATCGGTACCGCTGTGGATCCTGTGGCGGATCCTACGAAGTCGAACACGCGGAAAGCGGACGGACGTGGACGACGGCGAGCGGTTACGGCGGATCGAAGGCTGCGCTCGGTGACGACTGGTGA
- a CDS encoding 2-amino-3,7-dideoxy-D-threo-hept-6-ulosonate synthase → MTTTGTTARLDRIGTEGSYVIVPMDHGITMGAVQGLKEIESTIDGVTRGGADAVLTQKGIAPRVHENKNDKGYIVHLNASTTIGPDENDKRLTGTVEEAIRAGADAVSFHINVGSDHEPNQLTQLAEITETADRFGIPVLAMAYARGSGVDSEDPVALGHAVRLAEEIGADIVKTGYSGDADSFQHVVESTRLPVVIAGGSKGTDRETVEMVRGVMDAGGAGVSMGRSIFQHENPEAIARAVSGVVHADLETDEALEAAGLTLEA, encoded by the coding sequence ATGACGACGACAGGAACCACCGCACGACTCGATCGAATCGGCACAGAGGGATCGTACGTGATCGTCCCGATGGATCACGGCATCACGATGGGTGCCGTCCAGGGATTAAAAGAGATCGAATCGACCATCGACGGCGTCACGCGCGGCGGTGCCGACGCCGTCCTCACGCAGAAAGGGATCGCCCCGCGCGTTCACGAGAACAAAAACGACAAGGGGTACATCGTCCACCTCAACGCCTCGACGACAATCGGTCCCGACGAAAACGACAAACGTCTTACCGGGACCGTCGAGGAAGCCATCCGGGCGGGTGCCGACGCCGTTTCCTTTCATATCAACGTCGGCTCCGACCACGAGCCGAACCAGCTCACCCAGCTCGCAGAGATTACGGAGACGGCCGACCGGTTCGGGATACCCGTTCTCGCGATGGCGTACGCTCGCGGTTCCGGCGTCGACTCCGAGGATCCCGTAGCGCTCGGCCACGCGGTTCGTCTCGCTGAAGAGATCGGCGCGGATATCGTCAAAACCGGCTACAGCGGCGACGCGGACAGCTTCCAGCACGTCGTCGAGTCGACCCGGCTTCCGGTCGTCATCGCCGGCGGCTCGAAGGGGACCGACCGCGAAACGGTCGAGATGGTCCGCGGCGTGATGGACGCCGGCGGTGCTGGCGTCTCGATGGGGCGGTCGATCTTCCAGCACGAGAACCCCGAGGCGATCGCTCGAGCCGTCTCCGGCGTCGTCCACGCCGACCTCGAGACCGACGAAGCGCTCGAGGCGGCCGGACTGACTCTCGAAGCCTGA
- the trpA gene encoding tryptophan synthase subunit alpha codes for MSDDRDDSSDRPAVDSEIEAAIYENHPALIAYITAGDPSLEDTKAYVEALDRGGADLIELGLPFSEPIAEGPTIQGAINRALAAGTTPAGFFDLVDGLETDAPLLVMTYYNMLLQFGAEADVRPFVERAADAGISGVIVPDLPAEEAEPLCAACDEFGLDVVFIVAPTTEGDRLETIMSRASGFVYVQARLGTTGARADVSSATHDSLERLEGHSDVPKAVGFGVSKGDHAAEIVEAGADGVIVGSALVDIVAAHGSDGDAPAAADLEEKARELKAGAERAAADADATDGEQERTPEPEHP; via the coding sequence GTGAGCGACGACCGAGACGATTCCAGCGACCGGCCGGCGGTCGACAGCGAGATCGAAGCCGCGATTTACGAGAACCACCCCGCGCTGATCGCGTACATCACCGCCGGAGACCCGTCGCTCGAGGACACGAAGGCGTACGTGGAGGCGCTCGACCGCGGCGGGGCGGATCTGATCGAACTCGGATTGCCGTTCTCGGAGCCGATCGCGGAGGGCCCGACGATCCAGGGCGCGATCAACCGCGCACTGGCCGCCGGAACGACGCCGGCCGGGTTTTTCGATCTCGTCGACGGCCTCGAGACGGACGCGCCGCTGCTGGTGATGACGTATTACAATATGCTGTTACAGTTCGGAGCCGAGGCCGACGTTAGGCCGTTCGTCGAACGCGCCGCAGACGCGGGGATCTCCGGCGTCATCGTTCCCGACCTGCCGGCAGAGGAGGCAGAGCCGCTCTGTGCGGCCTGTGACGAGTTCGGACTCGACGTCGTCTTCATCGTCGCGCCAACGACCGAGGGCGACCGCCTCGAGACGATCATGTCCCGGGCCTCGGGCTTCGTGTACGTTCAGGCCCGCTTGGGGACGACCGGAGCGCGGGCGGACGTCTCGAGTGCGACCCACGACAGCCTCGAGCGTCTCGAGGGCCATAGCGACGTTCCGAAGGCGGTGGGCTTCGGCGTCAGCAAGGGCGACCACGCCGCCGAGATAGTCGAGGCGGGAGCCGACGGCGTCATCGTCGGCAGCGCCCTCGTCGACATCGTCGCCGCGCACGGATCGGACGGTGACGCACCCGCCGCGGCTGACCTCGAGGAGAAAGCCCGAGAGCTCAAGGCGGGTGCCGAACGCGCCGCAGCGGACGCCGACGCCACGGACGGCGAGCAAGAACGGACACCGGAACCAGAACACCCATAA
- the trpB gene encoding tryptophan synthase subunit beta, whose translation MSTSERDHERGDQRERTSHGSFGEYGGQYVPEAVMPALQELEDAYERYVLENEDGFMDEFRERLRDFGGRPTPLQRADRLSERYGREIYLKREDLVHGGAHKLNNALGQVLLAKYMGKERIVAETGAGQHGTATAMAAAHLDVPCEIYMGRTDVNRQRPNVYRMRMNGAQVNPVDAGSGTLKEAINETMRDWSTTVETSHYVIGSVVGPHPFPAMVRDFQAVISDEAREQLLESAGRLPDTVIACAGGGSNTMGAFDAFIPDADVDLVAVEAGGSSLEIDEGDGIAPNSATLSTGSDGVLHGAMTKLLQSDDGQIMESHSVSAGLDYAGVGPELSHLVETGRVRPVNVDDETALEAFHRLSTLEGIIPALESSHALGYLERAAGPAAKTSNEQHAQEAAEEGLGDLVVVNVSGRGDKDLETVLEETEARDLAAAPDVEVFDS comes from the coding sequence ATGAGCACGAGCGAACGAGACCACGAGCGAGGAGACCAGCGCGAGCGTACCAGCCACGGGTCGTTCGGAGAGTACGGCGGTCAGTACGTCCCCGAAGCCGTGATGCCGGCGCTGCAGGAACTCGAGGACGCTTACGAGCGCTACGTTCTGGAGAACGAGGACGGCTTCATGGACGAGTTTCGGGAGCGACTGCGCGATTTCGGCGGCCGGCCGACGCCGCTTCAGCGCGCGGATCGACTGAGCGAGCGGTACGGACGCGAGATATATCTCAAGCGCGAAGACCTGGTCCACGGCGGCGCGCACAAACTGAACAACGCGCTCGGCCAGGTTCTCCTCGCGAAGTACATGGGAAAAGAACGGATCGTCGCAGAAACTGGTGCCGGCCAGCACGGCACCGCGACCGCCATGGCAGCCGCCCACCTGGACGTGCCCTGTGAGATTTACATGGGGCGGACCGACGTCAACCGACAGCGACCGAACGTCTACCGGATGCGAATGAACGGGGCACAGGTGAATCCGGTCGATGCCGGAAGCGGGACGTTGAAAGAGGCGATCAACGAGACCATGCGCGACTGGTCGACTACCGTCGAAACCTCTCACTACGTGATCGGTTCGGTCGTCGGCCCCCATCCGTTCCCCGCGATGGTCAGAGACTTTCAGGCAGTCATCAGCGACGAAGCGCGCGAACAGCTACTCGAGAGCGCCGGTCGGCTTCCCGACACCGTCATCGCTTGCGCGGGCGGCGGCTCGAACACGATGGGCGCGTTCGACGCGTTTATCCCGGACGCAGACGTCGACCTCGTCGCGGTCGAGGCCGGCGGCTCGAGTCTCGAGATCGACGAAGGCGACGGGATCGCGCCCAACTCCGCGACGCTCTCGACGGGATCCGACGGCGTCCTTCACGGCGCGATGACCAAGCTCCTCCAGAGCGACGACGGACAGATCATGGAATCACACAGCGTCAGCGCTGGCCTCGACTACGCGGGCGTCGGTCCCGAACTCTCGCATCTCGTCGAGACCGGGCGCGTCAGACCTGTAAACGTCGACGACGAAACCGCACTCGAGGCCTTCCACCGGCTCTCGACTCTCGAGGGGATCATCCCGGCACTCGAGTCGAGCCACGCGCTGGGATATCTCGAGCGCGCGGCAGGACCCGCGGCGAAGACGTCGAACGAACAGCACGCACAGGAGGCGGCTGAGGAGGGCCTCGGTGATCTCGTCGTCGTCAACGTCTCCGGACGGGGCGACAAGGACCTCGAGACCGTCCTCGAGGAGACCGAAGCGCGCGATCTCGCGGCCGCGCCGGACGTGGAGGTGTTCGACTCGTGA
- the trpC gene encoding indole-3-glycerol phosphate synthase, with product MNSETELDSAVESILSTARERSVESADGAPVSVDARSLPDAIERANADGRVPVIAEVKPTSPTADGTRSDDPVELAQKMVAGGATAISVLTEPTHFGGSADALTRVREAVDVPVLRKDFVLDVEGMDLVEADLLLLIVRFVDDLESLVDAARERGFQPLVEVHDRAELETALEAGAKIIGVNNRDLARLDVDLGTFESVAPAVSELTGSGTATDGEAGVGAVPEGITLIAESGISGPADVTRMREAGADALLVGSAIMDHAEGETDVSENTRRLTRADDVGSDTSGSNT from the coding sequence ATGAACTCCGAAACGGAACTCGATTCCGCGGTGGAATCGATACTGTCGACAGCGCGGGAGCGCTCGGTGGAGAGCGCTGACGGAGCTCCCGTCTCCGTCGACGCGCGCTCGCTTCCCGACGCGATCGAACGAGCGAACGCGGACGGCCGCGTTCCGGTGATCGCTGAGGTGAAACCGACGAGTCCGACGGCCGATGGAACGCGAAGCGACGATCCGGTCGAGTTGGCTCAAAAGATGGTTGCAGGCGGTGCAACGGCGATCTCGGTCCTCACCGAGCCGACTCACTTCGGCGGCTCCGCGGACGCACTGACGCGCGTTCGAGAGGCGGTCGACGTTCCCGTCCTTCGCAAGGACTTCGTCCTCGACGTGGAGGGCATGGATCTCGTCGAAGCCGATCTCCTGTTGTTGATCGTCAGGTTCGTCGACGACCTTGAGTCCCTCGTTGACGCCGCTCGCGAGCGCGGATTCCAGCCCCTCGTCGAGGTTCACGATCGCGCGGAACTCGAGACCGCACTCGAGGCGGGTGCGAAGATAATCGGCGTGAACAACCGCGATCTGGCACGTCTCGATGTCGATCTCGGGACGTTCGAATCGGTGGCACCGGCGGTGTCGGAGCTGACAGGGTCCGGAACCGCGACCGACGGCGAAGCCGGCGTGGGCGCCGTTCCCGAGGGGATCACGCTGATCGCTGAGAGCGGGATTTCGGGTCCGGCGGACGTCACCCGAATGCGCGAGGCGGGAGCCGATGCGCTGCTGGTCGGCAGCGCTATCATGGACCACGCCGAAGGAGAAACCGACGTCAGCGAGAACACGCGGCGGCTGACTCGAGCCGACGACGTCGGGAGCGATACGAGCGGATCCAATACATGA
- a CDS encoding MGMT family protein: protein MEDVTEAGIYGRKSSYLDRYVQLGAASGRVISVSFPDVPEDELDDDHPVLELLFEYLDGLEPVVFDDVTVALTMPTDQRAVLEQVGEIPYGDQVDVETLARTVPDLDPDDDDDIILIRTALDENPAPILIPDHRVRDGPSAAPPAVEQKLRSLEEL from the coding sequence ATGGAGGACGTGACGGAGGCCGGAATCTACGGACGGAAATCGTCGTACCTCGACCGATACGTACAGCTGGGTGCAGCGAGCGGCCGAGTCATCAGCGTTTCGTTCCCCGACGTTCCCGAGGACGAACTCGACGACGACCACCCGGTTCTCGAGTTACTGTTCGAGTATCTCGACGGCCTCGAGCCGGTCGTCTTCGACGACGTCACCGTCGCACTCACGATGCCGACCGATCAGCGAGCCGTCCTCGAACAGGTCGGAGAGATCCCCTACGGGGATCAAGTCGACGTGGAAACGCTCGCCAGGACGGTTCCCGACCTCGACCCCGACGACGACGACGATATCATCCTGATCCGAACGGCTCTCGACGAGAACCCTGCCCCAATCCTGATCCCCGATCACCGAGTTCGTGACGGACCGAGCGCCGCCCCGCCGGCCGTCGAACAGAAGCTACGCTCGCTCGAGGAGTTGTGA
- a CDS encoding phosphatase PAP2 family protein, with product MLVRVLVQLVVVVTLLTLVSIAVFVGRYRLRDTRLEWRTRVRAAVPVTALLAIVLLFNSVARQVVPELSWMIGWNVTWAIYDLEGQFILWLQEQATPAVTAYFSFIYIYAYVFMLVFPVIAYFALSNTRPLRELLTAYTLNYTVGLILYVFVIAYGPRNMMPELVDALLYDTYPRYQHLTRQVNRNTNVFPSLHTSLAATVTFLAYRTRDVYPRWFLVATILGVSVAISTMYLGIHWVIDVLAGIVLAYVSVALAAHLVGRWSVGEWIDGRLSSVR from the coding sequence ATGCTGGTTCGCGTCCTGGTCCAGCTGGTCGTCGTCGTCACGCTGTTGACGCTCGTCTCGATCGCGGTCTTCGTCGGCCGGTATCGGCTTCGAGACACGCGCCTCGAGTGGCGAACTCGCGTTCGAGCCGCTGTGCCGGTTACGGCACTTCTCGCGATCGTTCTCCTGTTCAACAGCGTGGCGAGGCAGGTCGTCCCGGAGCTCTCGTGGATGATCGGCTGGAACGTAACCTGGGCGATCTACGACCTCGAGGGCCAGTTCATCCTCTGGTTGCAAGAGCAAGCGACGCCCGCCGTGACCGCGTACTTCTCGTTCATTTACATCTACGCCTACGTCTTCATGCTCGTCTTTCCGGTCATCGCGTACTTCGCGCTCTCGAACACCCGACCGTTGCGGGAGCTTCTGACGGCGTACACGCTCAACTACACGGTCGGGTTGATTCTGTACGTCTTCGTTATCGCGTACGGTCCGCGAAACATGATGCCCGAGCTGGTCGATGCGTTACTGTACGATACGTATCCGCGCTATCAGCATCTGACGCGACAGGTCAATCGCAATACGAACGTCTTCCCGTCGCTTCACACCTCGCTCGCGGCGACGGTGACGTTTCTGGCGTACCGGACTCGAGACGTCTACCCGCGGTGGTTTCTCGTCGCCACGATACTCGGCGTCTCCGTGGCGATCTCGACGATGTACCTCGGAATTCACTGGGTGATCGACGTTCTCGCAGGAATCGTCCTCGCGTACGTCAGCGTTGCACTCGCGGCCCACCTCGTCGGACGCTGGTCAGTTGGGGAGTGGATCGACGGACGGCTGTCGAGTGTCCGATAG